The nucleotide sequence GCGAGTACATCAAGGAGCTGCGCCAGAGCAACCTGAAGCTGGGGGAGGACGTGGGCGCCCTGGACCGGGTCCGGATCGACAACCAGCTGCTCAGGCAGGAGGTAGCGCTCCAGAGccgggggggggctgggggggcccAAGCCTCTGAGTCCACATTAACCACGCTCTCCTTCTCAGATAGAAGACTGGAAGTCCAAGAACCAGATCCTGAGGAACCTGCTGCGTCAGCACGGGATCGTGGGCTCGTCCAGCACCGAGCCCCAGTGACAGAACCTGCATGACGTCGGGTCAGAGACGTTTCCACCAATATTCTCATCAGCTTCATTTGCTTCCCTCCACCCTAAACTCTCAACCCCCAGCGTGGCTGtccagtgacctctgacccctggatGAAAACGCCCTGTGAGGAACGAACCCTGCACATGTTTTCCACGTGGTGGGCGTGGCCGTGTCCACCAGATCCCAACTTCTGCTtttatgtctgtttttctcCTGATTGCATTGGAACAACTCCCAGAACTTTACAGAATGAAAGTAGGTTCATTTATCATCACATTGTAGGAACGATACAGTTTGtctttgtaaaaaataaaagagtcaAAAACACGTGGGTGTGGCCGGAGGTGTCACTATCAAAGGCCGAGAGAAAAAGGCCTTTTATGTAGAAAAAGTCTTTGATCTTGGAGTTCACATCTGGAACGATGGGAACAGAAACAAAAGCATGACGTTCGTATTGCGTTAAGGCTCCTGGGGACCactcaacaaacaaacaaacaacaacaacatgctgcACCTGAATCCAGAAGCTCCGGTTTCAGTAGTGGCTTGTTTCCATGGGAACAGGCCCGCTGCCCGGCAGGAAGTGCTACATGTGTGGCCGGGGGGACGCCAGCGGAGCCCCAGATGTGTCTGCAGCCATGATCAAGGGTGGTTGAGCAACACTAATGGACTAATGAAGGTGGACCTGGTGCCACATGACCGCCCACCACTAGCATAGCCTGGCAATACAAGCTAGCGTGCTAGCACTGGGGTGCACGCTGCTGCCACTAGCGCCGCGCTAACGGCAGGCTGAGGTGAAACTTTAGTCGCTTAGAAATGACTCAACTGGTCCAAAAATGTTGGAATTCTCAAAAGTTGTGGAGAAGTCGCGTCCATCTGCATCTAGGTGAAAGTTCTGAGAAACGAATGGAAATCTGAGCAAGAGCTTtggtcttcctcctctctggaagAGTCCGAGGAAGCCTGGAAGGGTTTCCTGGTGAGCTGGGGAACGCTCTGACCCGTCCGGACCAGTCTGACCCGTCCGGACCGGTCTGACCCGTCCGGACCGGACTGACCCGTCCGGACCGGTCTGACCCGTCCGGACCGGACTGACCCGTCCGGACCGGACCGACCCGTCCTGGACCGGACCGACCCGTCCGGACCGGACTGACGTCAGTCCTGCAGGAGCGTCTCCCTCCAGGCGAAGCTGTGGTTGGGGCCGTGCGTGAGGGGCAGGATGGGCGGGTCCACCAGCTGCCACACCCCCGTGTCCCGCTGCTCCTGGCAGCAACAGAATCCCAGGTACGGAACCTGAACCCAGAGAAAACAAAGGTTACCTCTGCAGTCTGGCCGCTTCCTTCCAGATGGAAACTCTGGTGGACGCGACCTTTCGGACGACTTGGACGAAGTCCCGGGGACTGAGCGGGCTGCGGCCCTGCAGCTGGCGCGTGCAGGCCTCCAGGGACGACGCGTGGGCCACGATCAGCACGTTGCTTCCTACAGAGGGCGGAAACGTGGACAGGATCCAAGATCAAACAATGAAGCAGAGCCTCTTCCAGATGCTGCGGCGCCTCGCGTCCGTCCCTCACCGCCGCTCCTGCAGTCCGACAGGATGTCTTTGGTCACCTGGAAACTCCGGCTCATGTAGCTCTCGTACGGCTCGGACACGGCGAGCCGGCCGGCAGGAACCAGCGGTCTGCAGACCCCAGACATTTAGACCCCTCCTGAAGGTTTTAGGCTTCCAAAGGGACCTGGAGCTCACCTGTAACTCACGTCCACACTGAACTGAGCAGCAGCCAAGTCCGAGAGAGGGATCCACCCGGGCAGGGAGCTGCCAGAAACCCACTTGGTCCATTCAAAGAGGCCCGGCTCCACTCGCATTTTGATCTTGGTATCTTGCTGCATTCCTGTGTGCACCAACAGGGCTCATCACAGCTCGGCGGAGCCTCGTGCAACAGCTCGGCGGAGACTCGTGCAACAGCTCGGCGGAGACTCGTGCAACAGCTCGGCGGAGCCTCGTGCAAATGCGAGACTGGACCTATCTGTCAGGATGTTCTGGGCGGTCTGGATGCACCTCAGCGACGGAGAGCAGTAGACGGCATCTATAACGGTGTTGCTCTCCAGCAGGGCCTCGCCTGGAAGAGCGCACGTTTTACTACCAGCGACTATGTTACTGTTACTGTCCGTCCCCGGAGACGCACCCACGAGCCGAGCCTGCGTGGTTCCGAACACCGTGATGGGAGAGTCCATGTCGTAATCTGTCCGGTCTCCCCACAGCGGCAGACTGGGCGGCATGTTGAGATTAGAGCGGACGTACCTGCCTGCACAGTATCATAGCAACAAGGACGCGATCAATACGGTGGGACTGGGatcagagatgatgatgatgatgatgatgatgatgatgattaaacATGCGTTACTACGGCCAACCAGGGGAGGGCGCTGTTGTTCATATTTCTAAGCTGATTCTCCTAATCGATAAATGATCGATCAAACAGTGATTTACACAGAGATTTATATTTTTAGAGGTGGTCACACTCTTCTGAGGCACCTCTGAAGCAGGTCAGTTAAAATGGGGCCGTCTGACCTTGGCTGTCGGAGCAGAGGGACGGCCAGTGCTTCCCAAACACCACGTCCATCCTCTCGCCGTGGCGGCAGATGAACAGCGTCCTCGTGGGCTGGCGAGAGTGGCTGGCGCTGAGGCGCAGGACCTGCCAGAGGGTAGACGCATCCGTGAGCAACCGGCTAATGCAAAGCCACCGCGGCGCTGAGCCTGAGAGCACCTGCATGGGATGGCAGATCAGGCTGAGGGTGGGCGTGTCTCCGGGGCCGCTGGTTTCCGGGCGTCGGCTGTCAAACAtccctctgttcctgctggTTCTGTCAGCAggaacgcagctgaagaaggagtgtgagctgcagaggaggacaaCAGTCAGCCTGTGTTTGCTAGTTCAAGGTGAGGCTGCGTCAGGGCGCCATCGCTCCACGCCGCTCACCCGTGGAGCACCCAGGTGTCGCACTCGTCCGCCACGCTGACGTAGTTCTCAGGCAGCAGCCCGGCCCGGCCGGAGGCCAGCGAGGAGCCGAACAGCCAGCCCTCGATGGTGCTGCCCTGGTCCACTGGGGACACGAAGACGTGGTCGCCAGGAACCAGCTCCAGCTCGTCCTCGTTCTGAGGCGTGTAGGGATACATCACCCTCAGCGTCTGGGGAGGAGCCAACGCGTTACACTTCCTTTGGAATCGTACTTATCAGGACTTGGTAGCTACGAATTCACCTCGTGGTTCGCAAAGCGGATGTCCCGGGAGAACAGGACCACCAGCCAATCGCAGCCAAGCTGGACCTCGATGCCTTTGGCCAGTTTCTCCAGGGAGGGGAGGCGACTGGAGGGGAAGTTGTAGGCCAGGGTGACGTGGAGCTTCTTCTTAAGAGGCTCCACGTGGACTTCTGGAGGTGAGCAGCACTCATTCAGCATTGCTGGTTGTTTTATTCCACATGTTCAGTCATCGTGAGTCGTAACTATGGCGTTGGCGCCTGAACCGTCACAGGGACCGTAACAGATGGCGCCGCCGGTCCCATGACGGCGACTCGGACCGATCCCTGACTGACCCGCTTCTCGTACCTGCCTTCCTCGTGGCCTCGGCTGCAAAGTCGGCTGCAAACTGCTTGAGGACGTCGGCCACCTGCTCCTCAACGAACAGGCCGATGAAGTTGGAGGAGGTGTAGAGTTCGAGAGGCAGCGGGCTTGGGAAGCGTCCTCGCCACCGCTGGACGGCGGCCTGCAGGGCCTCGCACAGGCCCTCCGCATTGTGGTCGGAACACTGTAATGAAACGTTCCAGTTAGTAGTATTCCAAGGAAGCCCCAGGGATCCAGCCAGATCACTGGGACCCACCATGAAGAACTGGCAGAGGGTGATGTGGGGGAAAATGTTGTGGGCCTTGTTCTTGCCACAGGTGACGCGGCTCTGCTGCCAGAAATGAGCGAGCTGGTTCTGCAGAGGCCCGCTGGGTCGCAGGTACAGCACAAACTCCCTGGGAAGGGGGTCGTCCAGGAAGGGGTCATCCACGTGGGAAAACAGCCTGGGGGACAGAAATGGTTCAGTACTGCAGGAGCTGCAcccgtccagcagggggcgatgcGTGGCCCCGTCGTCCATCAGCCCACGCTTACACTCACCAGTCGCACGCCGCTTGCACGCTGCGACCTCCTGTGGACGCCAGCGCCTTCAGTCTGAGAGGGAAAGTTCAGAAATGTGATTCATGATGTTCACAAAGGTGAGCGCAGCTAATTCAGGACGCTGGTCGTTGTTTCTGCTGACGGAAGAACAACAAGGTCAAACGTTGTTAAAGATCATGtgtcctcacctgtgcaccgggtgagcagagagttcaaaggtcaaagtgcgTCTGCAGCCCATAATATCGCACCTTTTGCTGGTCCTAGTGGCTGAAGCTATGTTTACTTAGCTTAGCTTCCAACTTTGCTGCATAATCCCAGATTTGGGAGCGCGGCCCTCGTTTTTCCCTCTGAAGGGCAGAAAGCAGCTGATTTGGAGCTGAGATACAGAACGTAATGAAAAGACACAGCTACGTTAACGTGTTCTTTGATGTTCCTTTGATCTGTAAAGGTTCTTGCTTTGATTGGCTGCTGCCACAGTGAAACTGGGGGAAAACTGTGATAAAACCATTTCATCTGGTGCTTCAGACACATAAAAGCTCTCTAAAAGGTCTCCTGGCgactctgtgcccccccccccccccagaacctgAGAACATGCTGCCACGCTCAGTTTTAGCACCTAATTAGCATGAGTCGGCGTTGAGAAAACCACTGGTGCAGCTTCACCCACAGAGATGTGAAGGCGAGTTTTCCGACCCCAAAGAAGCCGCC is from Takifugu rubripes chromosome 11, fTakRub1.2, whole genome shotgun sequence and encodes:
- the LOC101079224 gene encoding ubiquitin-associated and SH3 domain-containing protein B-like isoform X1, coding for MAAKEDFYSKILPRRLRQNRPGSIKCGSSLDVLLSMGFPRPRALKALASTGGRSVQAACDWLFSHVDDPFLDDPLPREFVLYLRPSGPLQNQLAHFWQQSRVTCGKNKAHNIFPHITLCQFFMCSDHNAEGLCEALQAAVQRWRGRFPSPLPLELYTSSNFIGLFVEEQVADVLKQFAADFAAEATRKAEVHVEPLKKKLHVTLAYNFPSSRLPSLEKLAKGIEVQLGCDWLVVLFSRDIRFANHETLRVMYPYTPQNEDELELVPGDHVFVSPVDQGSTIEGWLFGSSLASGRAGLLPENYVSVADECDTWVLHGSHSFFSCVPADRTSRNRGMFDSRRPETSGPGDTPTLSLICHPMQVLRLSASHSRQPTRTLFICRHGERMDVVFGKHWPSLCSDSQGRYVRSNLNMPPSLPLWGDRTDYDMDSPITVFGTTQARLVGEALLESNTVIDAVYCSPSLRCIQTAQNILTGMQQDTKIKMRVEPGLFEWTKWVSGSSLPGWIPLSDLAAAQFSVDVSYRPLVPAGRLAVSEPYESYMSRSFQVTKDILSDCRSGGSNVLIVAHASSLEACTRQLQGRSPLSPRDFVQVVRKVPYLGFCCCQEQRDTGVWQLVDPPILPLTHGPNHSFAWRETLLQD
- the LOC101079224 gene encoding ubiquitin-associated and SH3 domain-containing protein B-like isoform X2; the protein is MAAKEDFYSKILPRRLRQNRPGSIKCGSSLDVLLSMGFPRPRALKALASTGGRSVQAACDWLFSHVDDPFLDDPLPREFVLYLRPSGPLQNQLAHFWQQSRVTCGKNKAHNIFPHITLCQFFMCSDHNAEGLCEALQAAVQRWRGRFPSPLPLELYTSSNFIGLFVEEQVADVLKQFAADFAAEATRKAEVHVEPLKKKLHVTLAYNFPSSRLPSLEKLAKGIEVQLGCDWLVVLFSRDIRFANHENEDELELVPGDHVFVSPVDQGSTIEGWLFGSSLASGRAGLLPENYVSVADECDTWVLHGSHSFFSCVPADRTSRNRGMFDSRRPETSGPGDTPTLSLICHPMQVLRLSASHSRQPTRTLFICRHGERMDVVFGKHWPSLCSDSQGRYVRSNLNMPPSLPLWGDRTDYDMDSPITVFGTTQARLVGEALLESNTVIDAVYCSPSLRCIQTAQNILTGMQQDTKIKMRVEPGLFEWTKWVSGSSLPGWIPLSDLAAAQFSVDVSYRPLVPAGRLAVSEPYESYMSRSFQVTKDILSDCRSGGSNVLIVAHASSLEACTRQLQGRSPLSPRDFVQVVRKVPYLGFCCCQEQRDTGVWQLVDPPILPLTHGPNHSFAWRETLLQD
- the LOC101079224 gene encoding ubiquitin-associated and SH3 domain-containing protein B-like isoform X3, whose amino-acid sequence is MGCRRTLTFELSAHPVHRLKALASTGGRSVQAACDWLFSHVDDPFLDDPLPREFVLYLRPSGPLQNQLAHFWQQSRVTCGKNKAHNIFPHITLCQFFMCSDHNAEGLCEALQAAVQRWRGRFPSPLPLELYTSSNFIGLFVEEQVADVLKQFAADFAAEATRKAEVHVEPLKKKLHVTLAYNFPSSRLPSLEKLAKGIEVQLGCDWLVVLFSRDIRFANHETLRVMYPYTPQNEDELELVPGDHVFVSPVDQGSTIEGWLFGSSLASGRAGLLPENYVSVADECDTWVLHGSHSFFSCVPADRTSRNRGMFDSRRPETSGPGDTPTLSLICHPMQVLRLSASHSRQPTRTLFICRHGERMDVVFGKHWPSLCSDSQGRYVRSNLNMPPSLPLWGDRTDYDMDSPITVFGTTQARLVGEALLESNTVIDAVYCSPSLRCIQTAQNILTGMQQDTKIKMRVEPGLFEWTKWVSGSSLPGWIPLSDLAAAQFSVDVSYRPLVPAGRLAVSEPYESYMSRSFQVTKDILSDCRSGGSNVLIVAHASSLEACTRQLQGRSPLSPRDFVQVVRKVPYLGFCCCQEQRDTGVWQLVDPPILPLTHGPNHSFAWRETLLQD